One region of Drosophila subobscura isolate 14011-0131.10 chromosome J, UCBerk_Dsub_1.0, whole genome shotgun sequence genomic DNA includes:
- the LOC117894725 gene encoding glycoprotein-N-acetylgalactosamine 3-beta-galactosyltransferase 1 isoform X3: MYVCIYVHTSLINFLSTFMNSLFHARSFRTLSVNLLTMIARGRVYYAFYLVLILILLSVLSLYFAVNLCGSKAKAPTKIIYKAAVDLLYDDIRILCMIPYNYNNPSTVQYVKRTWGKHCNVLLFVSGNIDNELEPYVPEINGTDNWTLVHRGLIHAFKVYKDEVDWFLKVEDSSFVVIENLRHIINSKKLLPTAPIYFGHELENTYTHKWLCD; this comes from the exons atgtatgtatgtatctatgtacatacaagttTGATTAACTTCTTATCTACTTTTATGAACTCTTTGTTCCATGCTCGCTCTTTCAGAACCTTGTCAGTAAACCTACTTACAATGATTGCGCGTGGACGTGTCTACTATGCGTTCTACTTGGTGTTGATTCTGATTCTCCTGTCCGTTCTTTCTTTATATTTCGCTGTGAACCTATGCGGCTCCAAAGCGAAAGCCCCAACTAAAATCATCTATAAAGCTGCGGTAGACTTACTTTACGATGACATCAGAATACTCTGCATGATAccctacaactacaacaatcCCAGCACCGTTCAATATGTAAAACGAACGTGGGGCAAACACTGCAATGTCTTGCTCTTCGTGAGTGGCAATATCGATAATGAACTGGAGCCCTATGTACCAGAAATCAATGGTACAGACAATTGGACTCTGGTGCATCGAGGCTTGATACATGCCTTTAAGGTTTACAAAGACGAGGTCGATTGGTTTCTTAAAGTGGAAGACTCTAG CTTTGTGGTTATAGAGAACCTCCGCCATATAATAAACAGCAAGAAACTTTTACCTACTGCGCCGATCTACTTTGGCCATGAACTggaaaatacatacacacataag TGGTTATGTGATTAG
- the LOC117894725 gene encoding glycoprotein-N-acetylgalactosamine 3-beta-galactosyltransferase 1 isoform X2, with protein MYVCIYVHTSLINFLSTFMNSLFHARSFRTLSVNLLTMIARGRVYYAFYLVLILILLSVLSLYFAVNLCGSKAKAPTKIIYKAAVDLLYDDIRILCMIPYNYNNPSTVQYVKRTWGKHCNVLLFVSGNIDNELEPYVPEINGTDNWTLVHRGLIHAFKVYKDEVDWFLKVEDSSFVVIENLRHIINSKKLLPTAPIYFGHELENTYTHKPFVFSKSGYVISHEALRRYVDLDRDPKTSHCQHLDGFTEELELSRCLRRAGVTTIDSLDDDGNETFMPVHMNHHFLEGYDYINWLKDLAYHKVDTVSKSPFVEARLSFSCWIST; from the exons atgtatgtatgtatctatgtacatacaagttTGATTAACTTCTTATCTACTTTTATGAACTCTTTGTTCCATGCTCGCTCTTTCAGAACCTTGTCAGTAAACCTACTTACAATGATTGCGCGTGGACGTGTCTACTATGCGTTCTACTTGGTGTTGATTCTGATTCTCCTGTCCGTTCTTTCTTTATATTTCGCTGTGAACCTATGCGGCTCCAAAGCGAAAGCCCCAACTAAAATCATCTATAAAGCTGCGGTAGACTTACTTTACGATGACATCAGAATACTCTGCATGATAccctacaactacaacaatcCCAGCACCGTTCAATATGTAAAACGAACGTGGGGCAAACACTGCAATGTCTTGCTCTTCGTGAGTGGCAATATCGATAATGAACTGGAGCCCTATGTACCAGAAATCAATGGTACAGACAATTGGACTCTGGTGCATCGAGGCTTGATACATGCCTTTAAGGTTTACAAAGACGAGGTCGATTGGTTTCTTAAAGTGGAAGACTCTAG CTTTGTGGTTATAGAGAACCTCCGCCATATAATAAACAGCAAGAAACTTTTACCTACTGCGCCGATCTACTTTGGCCATGAACTggaaaatacatacacacataag CCCTTTGTCTTCTCCAAAAGTGGTTATGTGATTAGCCATGAAGCCCTAAGACGCTATGTTGATCTAGACAGGGATCCAAAGACCAGCCACTGCCAGCACTTAGATGGCTTTacggaggagctggagctgagtCGGTGTCTGAGACGAGCAGGTGTCACCACTATAGACAGCCTTGATGATGACGGAAATGAGACATTCATGCCCGTTCATATGAATCACCACTTTTTGGAGGGCTATGATTACATAAACTGGCTAAAGGACTTGGCATACCATAAGGTGGACACGGTGA GCAAAAGTCCCTTTGTCGAAGCGCGCCTTAGCTTTTCGTGTTGGATATCCACCTGA
- the LOC117893747 gene encoding uncharacterized protein LOC117893747, which yields MFASSDLRSYRKSRRKFALKTYLLLCVWFSLALSQWTIFCLLKELRWIFQDLYYISFATFALSVCAFMMFIFVEKLRFTMCLNYFMAFLIVELQIVSFFTLITRSWWAEMLSFFFLCVLLIGLFLVIGAILPKKMDLTLDIAVLFIFAFIFLIVAVFFLMFLLIIWRTLPYSFLVVELSITITILVFVMYHAQTIHGNRFAEMRLNDFILGSLILFHDFLIIYWLTFYNQIHHRPITPDKYIASSLIIPISEISVRHFNLNVYNGDDHFYDKVYKTYQSRHDNKDHSNKDSTDQSWEYQDRDKDRSRKKGSGSARGRGDDTAWHRDRENRSEQLAGVTVQPRHRGRYRNSNNKGGGNRNMDLGRDSKRSSIECGHVDKNWGRVERLSKVSGGGHYPQA from the exons ATGTTTGCCTCGAGTGATCTGCGCAGCTATCGGAAGTCTCGACGGAAGTTTGCTTTGAAGACATATCTCCTGCTATGCGTCTGGTTTTCTTTGGCCCTTAGCCAGTGGACaattttttgcctttt AAAAGAGTTGCGCTGGATATTCCAGGACCTTTATTACATCAGTTTTGCGACTTTTGCCCTGTCCGTTTGCGCCTTTATGATGTTTATTTTCGTTGAGAAGCTTCGTTTTACGATGTGCTTGAACtactttatggcatttttaatC GTGGAGCTTCAGATCGTCTCCTTTTTTACTTTGATCACTCGCAGTTGGTGGGCGGAAATGCTGtccttcttttttctgtgcgtTCTTCTGATTGGGTTATTCCTTGTTATAGGAGCAATTCTTCCTAAGAAA ATGGATCTCACTCTGGATATAGcagttttgtttatatttgcatTCATCTTTCTGATTGTCGCCGTCTTCTTCCTAATGTTCCTGCTGATAATATGGAGAACACTCCCATATAGCTTCTTAGTTGTGGAGTTGTCCATTACCATCACAATACTAGTT TTTGTTATGTACCATGCTCAGACTATTCATGGAAACCGTTTTGCCGAAATGCgtttaaatgattttattcTTGGATCTTTGATACTATTCCATGACTTTCTCATAATTTACTGGTTGACATTCTACAATCAAATCCACCATAGGCCCATAACCCCAGATAAATACATAGCCAGCAGCTTAATTATTCCAATTTCTGAAATTTCAGTAAGACACTTTAACTTAAATGTTTACAATGGTGACGACCACTTTTATGATAAAG TTTATAAGACTTATCAATCTAGACACGATAATAAAGATCACTCAAATAAAGATTCCACTGATCAAAGTTGGGAATATCAAGATAGAGACAAAGACAGATCTCGGAAAAAAGGTTCCGGCAGTGCCAGAGGTAGGGGTGACGATACCGCTTGGCATCGAGATCGAGAAAATCGGTCGGAGCAATTGGCGGGTGTAACTGTGCAGCCAAGACATAGAGGAAGATACAGGAACTCGAACAACAAAGGAGGAGGAAACAGAAATATGGATTTAGGTAGAGATTCAAAAAGAAGCTCGATTGAGTGTGGACATGTGGACAAAAATTGGGGTAGAGTCGAAAGACTCTCGAAAGTTTCTGGTGGGGGACATTATCCCcaagcataa
- the LOC117894727 gene encoding glycoprotein-N-acetylgalactosamine 3-beta-galactosyltransferase 1 isoform X1 — MVRHINTRRLLYGGKNRFGVLNSWIFFGVLFFLLILLYQRDATSADIFVTPPPRPRIFCVIVTYAYRHEHAAIHIQKTWARHCDRYVFVSDDVHILLEPAVFRNIGDKWQRIRAHLEYIYKYHFHQGDWFLYANDDNFVVVENLRHMLQSYSSEELIYFGCKMRSKGRSQALVYMYDGSGIVLSSASLKRFVLEALINEDLCSSHSRGSEAAKELGRCLSNVNVIAGDSRDEFKKHRFLPFEVDIHLGGQMNDSVELHKYFLEHSYHPVIDMNLPVSLKSICFHLMLIPITYDLYYFTQNVHIFGASQKWDLENLAQD; from the exons atggtTCGACATATTAATACACGGCGGCTCTTGTACGGTGGCAAGAATAGGTTTGGTGTTTTAAATAGCTGGATATTCTTTGgagtgttattttttttgcttattctGTTGTATCAGAGAGATGCAACCAGCGCAGATATTTTTGTGACACCGCCCCCTCGTCCGCGCATCTTCTGTGTAATTGTCACTTACGCGTACCGTCACGAACATGCCGCCATCCACATTCAAAAGACCTGGGCTCGGCATTGTGATCGGTATGTGTTCGTCAGTGACGATGTGCATATTTTGTTGGAGCCCGCCGTCTTTAGGAATATTGGGGATAAATGGCAGCGGATACGGGCACATCTGGAATACATCTACAAGTATCATTTCCATCAAGGAGACTGGTTTCTCTATGCCAACGATGATAA tTTTGTGGTTGTGGAAAATCTTCGGCATATGCTGCAGTCCTATAGCTCAGAAGAGCTCATATACTTTGGCTGCAAGATGAGAAGCAAGGGGAGAAGCCAGGCTTTG GTTTACATGTATGATGGCTCTGGAATTGTGTTAAGTTCTGCAAGTCTGAAGCGGTTCGTGCTCGAGGCATTAATCAATGAAGACCTATGCAGTTCTCATAGTAGAGGCAGTGAGGCTGCGAAAGAGCTGGGTCGATGCCTAAGCAATGTCAATGTTATAGCCGGCGACAGCCGAGACGAGTTTAAAAAACATCGATTCCTGCCCTTCGAAGTGGACATACACTTGGGTGGGCAGATGAATGACTCCGTTGAGCTGCACAAATACTTCCTGGAGCATTCCTACCATCCGGTTATTGAT ATGAACCTGCCTGTCTCACTGAAATCGATATGCTTTCATTTAATGCTGATTCCTATAACATATGATTTATATTATTTCACTCAAAATGTTCACATCTTCGGAGCGTCACAGAAATGGGACCTCGAAAATTTGGCTCAAGACTAA
- the LOC117893781 gene encoding protein commissureless 1 isoform X3 translates to MLICSRCGNRRDYKDIRTQIHSANDSYSLHGAGSHLDSCDASRLLLHQSQQPSAANSNEASFYQIESPPCYTIATGLPSYDEALHHQPHHFAYGMKFVYPCLAAVHHHHHHHPRSTCTPIREKTELKQQQLNKLQKCKLSAAAATEEDKPCISISASETAMPAVRINIQDEEQSEPEHRDLAVVAAQSLLPAATAGDECATLVVVVAS, encoded by the coding sequence ATAAAGATATACGTACACAGATCCATTCCGCCAACGATTCCTATTCTTTACACGGAGCAGGGTCTCACCTAGACAGCTGTGATGCTAGtcgcctgctcctccatcaGTCGCAACAGCCATCTGCTGCTAACAGCAATGAAGCTTCGTTTTACCAAATCGAGTCCCCACCCTGCTATACAATTGCCACCGGGTTACCCAGCTACGATGAGGCTCTGCATCACCAGCCTCATCACTTTGCCTACGGCATGAAGTTTGTGTACCCCTGCCTGGCAGCtgtgcatcatcatcatcaccatcatccaCGCTCCACCTGCACACCCATTAGGGAGAAGACCgaactgaagcagcagcaactgaataagctgcaaaagtgcaaactgtcagcagcagctgccacggaGGAGGACAAACCCTGCATCTCCATATCCGCGTCCGAAACGGCCATGCCTGCTGTTCGCATTAACATTCAGGATGAGGAGCAGTCTGAGCCGGAGCACAGGGATCTGGCTGTGGTGGCAGCACAAAGTTTACTGCCAGCGGCTACTGCTGGCGATGAGTGCGCCAcattggttgttgttgttgcctcgtGA
- the LOC117894727 gene encoding glycoprotein-N-acetylgalactosamine 3-beta-galactosyltransferase 1 isoform X2: MVRHINTRRLLYGGKNRFGVLNSWIFFGVLFFLLILLYQRDATSADIFVTPPPRPRIFCVIVTYAYRHEHAAIHIQKTWARHCDRYVFVSDDVHILLEPAVFRNIGDKWQRIRAHLEYIYKYHFHQGDWFLYANDDNFVVVENLRHMLQSYSSEELIYFGCKMRSKGLFRFTCMMALELC, encoded by the exons atggtTCGACATATTAATACACGGCGGCTCTTGTACGGTGGCAAGAATAGGTTTGGTGTTTTAAATAGCTGGATATTCTTTGgagtgttattttttttgcttattctGTTGTATCAGAGAGATGCAACCAGCGCAGATATTTTTGTGACACCGCCCCCTCGTCCGCGCATCTTCTGTGTAATTGTCACTTACGCGTACCGTCACGAACATGCCGCCATCCACATTCAAAAGACCTGGGCTCGGCATTGTGATCGGTATGTGTTCGTCAGTGACGATGTGCATATTTTGTTGGAGCCCGCCGTCTTTAGGAATATTGGGGATAAATGGCAGCGGATACGGGCACATCTGGAATACATCTACAAGTATCATTTCCATCAAGGAGACTGGTTTCTCTATGCCAACGATGATAA tTTTGTGGTTGTGGAAAATCTTCGGCATATGCTGCAGTCCTATAGCTCAGAAGAGCTCATATACTTTGGCTGCAAGATGAGAAGCAAGGG TCTTTTTAGGTTTACATGTATGATGGCTCTGGAATTGTGTTAA
- the LOC117894725 gene encoding glycoprotein-N-acetylgalactosamine 3-beta-galactosyltransferase 1 isoform X1: MNSLFHARSFRTLSVNLLTMIARGRVYYAFYLVLILILLSVLSLYFAVNLCGSKAKAPTKIIYKAAVDLLYDDIRILCMIPYNYNNPSTVQYVKRTWGKHCNVLLFVSGNIDNELEPYVPEINGTDNWTLVHRGLIHAFKVYKDEVDWFLKVEDSSFVVIENLRHIINSKKLLPTAPIYFGHELENTYTHKPFVFSKSGYVISHEALRRYVDLDRDPKTSHCQHLDGFTEELELSRCLRRAGVTTIDSLDDDGNETFMPVHMNHHFLEGYDYINWLKDLAYHKVDTAKVPLSKRALAFRVGYPPEIFDYYYFVYRVQIFGIPMQSSPKFSN, from the exons ATGAACTCTTTGTTCCATGCTCGCTCTTTCAGAACCTTGTCAGTAAACCTACTTACAATGATTGCGCGTGGACGTGTCTACTATGCGTTCTACTTGGTGTTGATTCTGATTCTCCTGTCCGTTCTTTCTTTATATTTCGCTGTGAACCTATGCGGCTCCAAAGCGAAAGCCCCAACTAAAATCATCTATAAAGCTGCGGTAGACTTACTTTACGATGACATCAGAATACTCTGCATGATAccctacaactacaacaatcCCAGCACCGTTCAATATGTAAAACGAACGTGGGGCAAACACTGCAATGTCTTGCTCTTCGTGAGTGGCAATATCGATAATGAACTGGAGCCCTATGTACCAGAAATCAATGGTACAGACAATTGGACTCTGGTGCATCGAGGCTTGATACATGCCTTTAAGGTTTACAAAGACGAGGTCGATTGGTTTCTTAAAGTGGAAGACTCTAG CTTTGTGGTTATAGAGAACCTCCGCCATATAATAAACAGCAAGAAACTTTTACCTACTGCGCCGATCTACTTTGGCCATGAACTggaaaatacatacacacataag CCCTTTGTCTTCTCCAAAAGTGGTTATGTGATTAGCCATGAAGCCCTAAGACGCTATGTTGATCTAGACAGGGATCCAAAGACCAGCCACTGCCAGCACTTAGATGGCTTTacggaggagctggagctgagtCGGTGTCTGAGACGAGCAGGTGTCACCACTATAGACAGCCTTGATGATGACGGAAATGAGACATTCATGCCCGTTCATATGAATCACCACTTTTTGGAGGGCTATGATTACATAAACTGGCTAAAGGACTTGGCATACCATAAGGTGGACACG GCAAAAGTCCCTTTGTCGAAGCGCGCCTTAGCTTTTCGTGTTGGATATCCACCTGAAATAttcgattattattattttgtttatcgAGTGCAAATATTCGGTATTCCTATGCAAAGCTCCCCTAAATTCTCGAATTAA
- the LOC117894735 gene encoding protein commissureless 2, producing MEGLPRALNYELSHDIHFDHYAGTAAHQILNSVKQSYGAEESTPTITTLDALAKSDFLKHIGATIINSIQLKHHQKFNEATSPPRNSSDAAMDFDVAFLDGSTVDQLQQQLEYDKFMNELWMGIVFTLILISLVFCICSCFLYHQFRTWKRNNRSNPNNSTQCTIVDIEALKLHPDAADPVPEYTLVSGLPSYEAALELLHKAPQSSFLLVYPSVYNVFNKNERAISDSTATSASATGQQAIRIENGAAENIATPQTVPFSEITMPLLPLSTTPSATSMDASIIAPAIATPTTTFQEIKKNYVMMPVVTSYAEVEEKNKLKTKDNLCKDFKL from the exons ATGGAGGGCCTGCCACGAGCGTTGAACTACGAACTGTCGCATGATATACATTTCGACCACTACGCTGGAACGGCGGCTCACCAGATTCTGAACAGTGTCAAACAGTCATATGGGGCCGAGGAATCAACACCCACAATCACCACTCTGGACGCCCTGGCCAAAAGTGATTTCCTGAAGCACATTGGAGCTACGATTATTAACTCCATTCAGCTAAAGCATCATCAAAAGTTTAACGAAGCTACTTCCCCCCCAAGAAACTCCAGTGATGCGGCTATGGACTTTGACGTGGCCTTCCTGGACGGAAGCACTGTggatcagctgcagcagcagctggaataCGACAAGTTCATGAACGAGTTGTGGATGGGTATCGTTTTCACACTGATCCTCATATCGTTGGTCTTTTGCATCTGCTCGTGCTTTCTTTACCATCAGTTTCGGACCTGGAAACGCAACA ATCGCAGTAATCCGAATAATTCCACACAGTGCACAATTGTTGATATCGAAGCATTGAAGCTGCATCCGGATGCAGCTGATCCTGTGCCGGAATATACATTGGTATCGGGCTTACCTAGCTACGAAGCGGCTTTGGAGCTTTTGCACAAAGCACCACAATCATCATTCTTGCTTGTCTATCCCAGCGTTTATAATGTATTTAATAAGAACGAAAGAGCTATCTCCGACTCAACAGCAACATCCGCATCAGCAACAGGCCAACAAGCAATAAGAATTGAAAACGGTGCAGCTGAAAATATAGCAACTCCACAAACAGTTCCGTTTAGTGAGATAACAATGCCCCTCCTACCACTTAGCACCACTCCATCAGCGACATCAATGGATGCATCAATAATAGCACCGGCTATAGCCACTCCCACGACCACATTTCAAGAGATTAAGAAGAACTATGTAATGATGCCGGTTGTTACCAGTTATGCGGAAGTCgaagagaaaaataaattaaaaacaaaagacaaccTGTGCAAAGACTTTAAGCTATAA
- the LOC117894727 gene encoding glycoprotein-N-acetylgalactosamine 3-beta-galactosyltransferase 1 isoform X3, whose protein sequence is MVRHINTRRLLYGGKNRFGVLNSWIFFGVLFFLLILLYQRDATSADIFVTPPPRPRIFCVIVTYAYRHEHAAIHIQKTWARHCDRYVFVSDDVHILLEPAVFRNIGDKWQRIRAHLEYIYKYHFHQGDWFLYANDDNFVVVENLRHMLQSYSSEELIYFGCKMRSN, encoded by the exons atggtTCGACATATTAATACACGGCGGCTCTTGTACGGTGGCAAGAATAGGTTTGGTGTTTTAAATAGCTGGATATTCTTTGgagtgttattttttttgcttattctGTTGTATCAGAGAGATGCAACCAGCGCAGATATTTTTGTGACACCGCCCCCTCGTCCGCGCATCTTCTGTGTAATTGTCACTTACGCGTACCGTCACGAACATGCCGCCATCCACATTCAAAAGACCTGGGCTCGGCATTGTGATCGGTATGTGTTCGTCAGTGACGATGTGCATATTTTGTTGGAGCCCGCCGTCTTTAGGAATATTGGGGATAAATGGCAGCGGATACGGGCACATCTGGAATACATCTACAAGTATCATTTCCATCAAGGAGACTGGTTTCTCTATGCCAACGATGATAA tTTTGTGGTTGTGGAAAATCTTCGGCATATGCTGCAGTCCTATAGCTCAGAAGAGCTCATATACTTTGGCTGCAAGATGAGAAGCAA TTAG